The Larimichthys crocea isolate SSNF chromosome XII, L_crocea_2.0, whole genome shotgun sequence region AAGCTCACTCAGATCTCCAAAAGAAGCGAGAGGTCATCGATGACCTCGAGCCCAAAGTGGACAGCAACAGTaagtctttttgttgttgtagcctCTTCGAGCACACGCCGCTCTTTGTTCGCTTCTTgacgttttgtttttctgcctctcagTGGCGAAGAAGATCGATGAACTCCAGGAGAGCCTGCGGAAGAAGGACGAGGACATGAAGCAGATGGAGGAGCGGTACAAACGCTACGTGGAGAAGGCGAGAACGGTCAGTACACCCAAAGAGAACATGTTGTCGTCAGCGTATggctttaaaatgaaagtgtgaGGGTTATTTTTGTACTGGTTAAAGAGGAACTCCCACAGATTTTTACACATCAATGTTTGGAGTAAgaaagcgtccacgctcttaatcctgcataactttaagacttcagccagccacggaggttgctgcttggcaCTAACACACCTGTATCTCAGACAGAACTGTCGGTGGTTGTGTTGAGTCTGGTGGAGTAAGAAATGTCCTTTGTGTGCTCAGGTGATCAAAACTCTGGATCCAAAGCAGCCGGTCACCGCGACTCCGGACGTTCAGGCCCTGAAAAACCAGCTGacggagaaggagaagaaaatccAGCACCTGGAGGTCTGAACCTTTTTGACATAACGAGACAAATTTAGGTCACGGCggctcttttttaaaaattccactaacgcctgtctgtctgttcccgGCACGCAGCATGACTACGAGAAGAGCAGAGCCAGGCATGACCAGGAGGAGAAACTCATCATCACGGCGTGGTACAACATGGTGAGTGTAGAAAACATCAGTTCTTACTCTTTCCACACGACCACACCTGatcccctcctcttttctttcgtCTTCCTCAGGGGATGGCGTTGCATCAGAAGGTTTCTGGCGAGCGGCTCGGCCCCTCTAACCAGGCCATGTCCTTCCTCGCCCAGCAGCGACAGTCCACCAACGCCAAGAGAGGCCTGACGCGACACCACCCGAGATAAAACGTCCGGACGGGCAGATGAGGTGACTCCACCTGAACTCCCTGTacctgtttttgttgccttctTCGACTGGATCGCTGCACCTCAGAGAGAGTATTCCTCATGCTGctactgccccctgctggctctTTGATCAGTTTGTTTCTCCGTAGAGCCTCAGAGGAGAACGAGACACTGAACAAAAGAGGCTGTCTCACCTTTTAAGGtgacttttatttcctctgtagCCTCTTGAactctttcctgtttgttttaaacctttttttttagttagtcTTTTATGTTAAACAATAAGCTGGAATGTGAAGTAGACATGTCGAGGTTACAGTTAGGAGTTATTACGAAAGCTACGCAGCCTAtaaactgatgtttgtttagaattttcttttatttttgtcttctcGTGTTTTTGAGGtgagttctttctttttttttaatccgaAGGACCTCGAAAAGATGTAAAAGATCATGAGGGTGTGTTTAATGGCTTTTAGTTTTTGTCCTCTTTGTATTCActtgaatctttttttctctaaacACCAAAGCACTTTCCTTACTTAGAACGGTGGGTTTGTCCTCGGGTGCCTCGctgaaaaatactttaaaactgCTCCCTCTGTGGACGAGACTGAAGTTTGAGATACTCCTCGTCTCTCTTAACGTACACGTCGCACTGCAGGCTCGTGATTTTTCATTCGTTGCCTGTAAATTTACTTTTAGATTTGATATTTTTGCTTCCCAAAGATTTAAACAGGGTGTTGGTTGTAGGTACGATCTAAATGCACTCACCACTTTAGACTCTGATGTCTCTCAGACTGGAAAACTACTAACAATGTGATCTAAAAAACACTAAGATGACTCAGCTCGTGGCTGTTTATCACCTCATTTGGAAGTAAGTGTACTCGTCGATACGCTGGAATTCCTGCCTGCTGACAGGATGTCGGAGGCGGGTTTAAAGGTTGCGCCTCCGTAAATAGACGGCGCTTTTATTAACGCtaacctttttgttctttttcaagTCGTTTTTAGTGCGTCCCATCTCAGAGCTAAGACCCTTTCTGCGCCTCGTCCCTGTGAATATTTGTGCTGACCGTCTACGCCGACCAGAatcctgctgttgttgtgtgcaCACGTTTGCTTTAAGTTGATATTTATGGCGTTTAAATCATGATCTTTGCTACACGTTTGCATGGTTTGAAGGGGTTAACtcatagtgtttttgtttgtgtcattacTGGTCCGGTAGATTATAGCAGAATGTCCTTCACATGGGGATCTGAGGCAAGTTCAAGATTTGTAGTCCTGTTCTACTTTTGCACTACAAATAAATGGGATCTTAAGATAAAACAATGGTGGTCTTTTCtttggcaaacacacacacacatatataacagTTCGTACTGACGacactgtatttaaaaaaacgtcTCCCAGGTTTTATCACCTCTGTCCTTCTTGTGGGTAAACTTCAACTCCGTCATGATCTAAAGGCCAAACCAGATTAGTCAGACTTCTCACATCCTTTGTGTTTATCTATCACACCACTTTCATCAAAGGCTACATTTAACTGACAATTAATCATGGAACAAAATCATCACGTAAAAAAACTGCATTCATCTTTTTATGTTGTAAACAAGTTTATTTcaattttacaaattaaaaacagctcttcagtcctagaattaaacataaaatgtagctggctattatcattattatgattattatttattaattgttgttgttatactCACCTGTCAGTTGTGAGGATTTGTGCCTTTTTGACCTCATTATAAAGACTTCTTTGGGTTACTAAGACAAAATGGTCAAAAAATTTTATAAGTTTTAAGagttaattttttgttttttttttactataaattaagaattaaaaaaaattgtattataagtttgattttttttaattatgaattttaagaaagcttactttttttaatttttagttttaattttttattataaatttgaagagttttcatttttattacattttaagagtttgaatttttttttactataaattaagaaataaaaaaaatatattaaagttattttaattaaattttacgttttattttttattagaatttttaagaaagtttgaatgtttttttctttttttttaaccagtttccaccaaaataatttgtgagaataaaaataaattgacaaaattatatatattgaGTAAACTTCAAGCATTAATGTGTAATAAGCTACTTTtgaccaaaaataataataaatcaaccaTAAACACAAATAATCCAGCATATTAAAAGCCTCAATAAATTGAAGATAACAAATTCaactcttcttttattttgaagttctcTGAAGCTTCACTTCCGGCACAGCAGTCAGTCGCGACGTGACGTCATTAGTGGAGAATTAAACATGGCGGACGGCGAGAAGTGATGGACGGCTGAAAGTTGACGACGAGAAGAAGAGTCggtgaaataaattaattaattaattaaaaacaaacaaaccggtCCCGGTGTGAGCTGCGGAGACTCTGCTGCGTCACTAACGGTCGGATTCAAACAGAGTTCCCGCGCGTCGAGCTCGTTTGTCCGTTGAGGCCTCACGAGCCGCTTTGTTTGGTCGTTTTATCGTTTTTTAATCGactttttcattaaaaatcaaaactgtGACGCAGTTTAAACAccggagcttttttttttatatcatatttcGGTATTTCGGGCGGGTCCGGTACCGCAACTTAAGCCCAAACAAAGCCACTTTTCCCCCGTTGAAGCGCTGGACTTTGCCTGGAAACATGGAGTCAAAGCGGGCACAGACAAGCggcaccacctccacctccacctccagcagcagcgGTGAGTCCTCCGGCTGCGGCAGCCCCGCGTCCCCCAACTCCGGCGGCAGCAGCCCGGCACCGACAGCCACCAAAGCCCCGGcggtggtggcggtggcggcggcgcccgctcctgctcctcctcctgggGGGAACGTGTTCGCCAACGACGGCAGCTTCATGGAGATGTtcaagaagaagatggaggaggaggagaggaggagaaaggaggcgCAGCAGCGAACAGGTGGAGAGGAGGCGAGAGCCACCGAGCAAGGACAGACATCTGTGGAAAAGAAGCCCCCACCCGTGACGAGCTTTGTAAGGGGTTTGGCAAGTTGTAAGATGAGATAGCAGTTATCCTGAAATCTCAGTGCTGTTGTTGATATTCCTGCTTTGATATTAAGTGATATCTGTAGCCACAGGTTTAGGGATGCTCCTCACTcattgatgggttttttttcgCTGGTGGTTtttcgagagagagagactaaaaTGTAGACCTTCTGCCTCTGGTGTAGTCCTCTTCATTGGCATTGGTCCATCTGCACGGGCTCCTGTAACGGTTTCAGTCTTCTATCCCCTAACCCAGGTGGGGAAGCGCCGAGGCGGGGTGTTCCTAAAGACCGGCATGGTTGCGAAGAAGCAGAAACACGACACAGAAGTAAGAGTCGACTCGACAGggggtgtgtggtgtttgtttttgattcgTGAAGGTTTCACtgatcttctcctctttctttcttctcgcAGGTCGAGCCGGGCAAGAGCGACGCTTGGTCAAAGTACATGGCCGAGGTCAAAAAGTACAAAGCCCACCAGTGTGGCGACGACGATAAGACCAGGCCGCTGGTCAAGTGACACGACAAATGTTTTGAGAAGCTCCAGGAGAGGCCGGCCGGTCCTGACCTTCTCACACTGCCAGTTCAACGTGAAGAGACAAACTGCTGAGATTGACAGACcgtctctcttctttctttctttttttgtttttgtatcgtctttgcttgttttctgtTGGACTCTTTCTGTTTGAGAATCGTACGGTATTATTGATcaattgctgttttgtttttgtttttttgtcacatctgGTTTCAACTTAGGagttcatttaatatttttgaatttgatttaaaatagccaaaaaaaacaaaacaacaaaaatcaaggTGTCAATTAAAACTACACTGCCCAGTAAACGTGGTGTTGTGCCTCAGTTTTGTTAGATTGCGGACGAGCTTCAGCTCCATCGGCtaccaaacttttctcgtctgttggTGGAGCATCCTACGTCTGTCTCTTTTACGTTTAGTCCTTCAGCTGACGCTTtcatccaaagtgacttacgGGAAGTTCACCGCAGACTGACCGAGCTGGGGAGTCGCTACACCTCCtaaagacctccagctcttcagagaggacacCACCATGATAAATCTACGAGTACTTACTGCTGCACCTTCAGACACTTTGGACGGAGGCGTCAGCTGAAtgattaaatgtaaacacagtcCAGCTGTAGTTCTTTTGTTTGACGCGTGAACGTGAAGTTAAGGTAGAACATGCGGTCGAATAGTTTGAAGGAAATGACTCTGAAGTATTCACGTCTCCGCaatgataagagctgtttgaactCTAAACGtttcagagaggaaacacttcatccttcagctcctgcagctctctgctttCTCTAAATTTTAATAACTCGATATGTTTTTATCTGAGTGGCACTGTGACAGGTTGActatgatcatttatttaaaattctaAGTCATGTTTTTCATCAGGTTGTCCACGATTAGGTTTAAAGTAAGAAGTGTCTCAGATGGACGTTTTGTTGTCCGTCTCATGGACTTTGTCACAGTGCAGTCGTCTCCTAACTCCTCAtgattctccttcacatctttccttgacgAGGTCAAAGAAAAGTGATTAGGAAaggattatttttttactgttcacCTGCGATCTCTACAAACGGATCCTCCTGAATGTGaagtttaagtttttttaaaagtctggtTGAACGCCTCGGGTCGTGAAGGGaaagattttaattaaaagtcGGTTTAAGTTCTATACAGAGACGAATTCGTTCAGGAATTCaagtacaaagaaaaaaaagttacagctctcgttgaaaaacaaaacaaaaaaagctcaaaTTCAATTTGCAGTTTACATTTCTTACATATCAGTGATAATTACATGATAAAAACAGCACCGAATAGACACACTGACCATGCATCAGAGAGGGAGACGCACATAGAAAAAGGCAATCCCGACAttcaaacctcacacacacacacacacacacacacactcactccctcGGCTATAAATCATtcactcctccctgtccacagTGATATCGGTCTATCTTGTAAACATCGACAAACTGGATTTGtcgtttttcattttctatggAAGGATAGTATTCAAAAAGTTATCAAATCGggtttaaaaagttaaattttAACTGTGATTATTCGTGAAAAGTTGAGCTCGTCTCCTCTCGGGATCATAATTGTCCTCGCTGGAGCTTCATGATCGGACGACGACGTCTGAAATCCAGCCGTATCATAGAGTCTTCCTCTTGGCGTCTCCTCCCTGGCTTTGACTGACATCTGGGGAGAGATGACACGGCGTCAAAACAACCAGACGGACATCACGAGGAGTCAGACGACAGCTACAAGTgactaaaaaacagaaaggcaTGCGGCCAACGACAAGAACAGACGAGCAGAGAACAGAACGGGACCAAAccagagacaaaaaaagcacATCAGACACttggaaaagaggaaaaaggacggcacggaggaagggagggaggagtaaATGGAGCAGGCTTTGAGGGTGGAGGGACAGACGGGCGGACGGAGGGAGGGTTCAGATTTTACCTGAGAAAGCGAGCTGCAAGTGAGGAGGCAGAGCAACCTGAGACCCTGACTGGAGACTCTTATACAGATCtgaggagagacaggacaggGGAGCAACAAGGAGGGACAGGTACGAAACAAaatggacaggaggaggagcaaggTGGTGTAAAAAAGGACAGccaaacagaggaggaggaggaggtaaagaTAGAAGACCGACACAGGAGCAGGAGCGCAGAGAAAcaacaggaggagaagaagaaatttGGGGGGAAAAcgaagcaaaacaaaatggaaCAATGTCACAAATCGATCAATCTGACAGACGATGCTCTGACGTACGACACCAAACGAAACACAACATCTGAGCAACCTACACACAACGCCTGACTAACGTTTACAAGTGTTTAAACTCATTAACTCATTAgttatttatctgtgtgtgtgtgtgtgagactcaCTCTGGGTCAGGGTGGAGAACGATGCATTGCTACTGGCCGCGGAGCCGCTGGCCGCTGTGCTGGAGCCGGCCGTGCCCAGCGGAGGCAGGTTTAGCAGCGGGGGGAACTGGAAGGGTAAAGACACGGGCACCAGGCCGCCCAGCATCCCGAACCCCATCGGGAGGGACGGGGCGGAGCCCAGCAGGCTGCCGCTGCCGGCTGTGGACACCTGAGAGGAGACGGAGGACGGTGATCGAACACAGACTAGAAAAACTTCACATCACATTTACTGTCATCAACTGTCTGTCTGGAGCTTTTCAACTTTTATCTCATAATTTAAAAATTTTATCTcataatttcaacattttatcttaatttcaactttttatctcatcattttcaaaattttatctcataatttcacttttttatctcataatttCAACTTTGTATCTCAGAATTTTCAAATTT contains the following coding sequences:
- the trir gene encoding telomerase RNA component interacting RNase isoform X1; its protein translation is MESKRAQTSGTTSTSTSSSSGESSGCGSPASPNSGGSSPAPTATKAPAVVAVAAAPAPAPPPGGNVFANDGSFMEMFKKKMEEEERRRKEAQQRTGGEEARATEQGQTSVEKKPPPVTSFVRGLASFLFIGIGPSARAPVTVSVFYPLTQVGKRRGGVFLKTGMVAKKQKHDTEVEPGKSDAWSKYMAEVKKYKAHQCGDDDKTRPLVK
- the trir gene encoding telomerase RNA component interacting RNase isoform X2, whose translation is MESKRAQTSGTTSTSTSSSSGESSGCGSPASPNSGGSSPAPTATKAPAVVAVAAAPAPAPPPGGNVFANDGSFMEMFKKKMEEEERRRKEAQQRTGGEEARATEQGQTSVEKKPPPVTSFVGKRRGGVFLKTGMVAKKQKHDTEVEPGKSDAWSKYMAEVKKYKAHQCGDDDKTRPLVK